Proteins co-encoded in one Luteolibacter sp. Y139 genomic window:
- a CDS encoding NirA family protein produces MPDALFTAEQTLAMVNLSDSGFTAEQTSYLSGFVSGILQGRELPFLGQDGESRFTHEPAQAVFGTPLDDLCKEERIKHEKNGLDCYDAILANAATKIFPQDGDVFRYKFYGLFFVSPAQESIMLRCRIAGGALSTYQFRGLAEIAQDWGPGHVDLTTRANVQIRELMPENCPNVLMKLDDIGLTSQGSGADNVRNVTATPTTGFDPTELIDVMPYARAMHHYILKNRDLYGLPRKFNISYDSGGCVSVCADTNDIGFYAVKVGENDKGITPGVYFRMQLCGITGHQQFATDCGVLLTPAETIPVAAALIRVFIENGDRTNRKRARLKYLVDDWGFEKTLEETQKKLAFPMRYFPLESCETPAPKDKQGYLGIHPQTDGKHYIGVCTPVGRMTVSQMLALADVADQFGRGEIRLTVWQNLIIPGVSEENLQAALVAIQATGLDHRNHNLTGGLIACTGSRGCKYAAADTKGNAVALGAHLASKMILDQPVNIHLTGCQHSCAQHYIGDIGMMGTRVKIEDGSTVDGYNIVLGGGCDDQQYIAREVWKSVKADEINPLVEQLLVAYLAQRNDDESFADFSRRLSVAELQALVDRSESNIAAA; encoded by the coding sequence ATGCCGGATGCTCTTTTCACCGCTGAACAAACTCTCGCCATGGTCAATCTCAGCGACTCCGGTTTCACCGCAGAACAAACCTCCTACCTCTCCGGTTTCGTGTCCGGCATCCTGCAGGGACGCGAACTCCCGTTCCTCGGTCAGGACGGCGAAAGCCGCTTCACTCACGAGCCCGCACAGGCTGTCTTCGGCACCCCGCTCGACGACCTCTGCAAGGAGGAACGCATCAAGCACGAGAAAAACGGCCTCGATTGCTACGACGCCATCCTCGCCAACGCCGCCACCAAGATCTTCCCGCAGGACGGCGATGTCTTCCGCTACAAGTTCTACGGCCTCTTCTTCGTCAGCCCTGCCCAAGAGAGCATCATGCTCCGCTGCCGCATCGCCGGCGGCGCGCTGAGCACCTACCAATTCCGCGGCCTCGCCGAGATCGCCCAGGACTGGGGTCCGGGCCACGTCGACCTCACCACCCGCGCGAACGTCCAGATCCGCGAGCTGATGCCCGAGAACTGCCCGAACGTCCTGATGAAATTGGACGATATCGGCCTGACCTCACAGGGCTCCGGCGCGGACAACGTCCGCAACGTCACCGCCACCCCGACCACCGGCTTCGACCCGACCGAGTTGATCGACGTGATGCCCTACGCCCGCGCGATGCATCACTACATTCTGAAGAACCGCGACCTCTACGGCCTGCCGCGGAAGTTCAATATCTCCTACGACTCCGGCGGCTGCGTGTCCGTCTGCGCCGATACCAATGACATCGGCTTCTACGCCGTGAAGGTCGGCGAGAACGACAAGGGCATCACCCCCGGCGTCTACTTCCGCATGCAACTCTGCGGCATCACCGGTCACCAGCAGTTCGCCACCGATTGCGGCGTGCTGCTCACCCCGGCCGAAACCATCCCGGTCGCCGCAGCATTGATCCGCGTCTTCATCGAGAATGGCGACCGCACCAATCGCAAGCGCGCCCGCCTCAAGTACCTCGTCGATGACTGGGGCTTCGAGAAGACCCTCGAGGAAACCCAGAAGAAGCTCGCCTTCCCGATGCGCTACTTCCCGCTCGAGTCCTGCGAGACTCCCGCTCCGAAGGACAAGCAAGGCTACCTCGGCATCCATCCGCAAACCGACGGCAAGCACTACATCGGCGTCTGCACCCCGGTCGGCCGCATGACCGTTTCCCAAATGCTCGCGCTCGCCGACGTCGCCGATCAATTCGGCCGCGGCGAGATCCGCCTGACCGTCTGGCAAAACCTCATCATCCCCGGTGTCTCCGAGGAGAACCTGCAAGCCGCCCTCGTCGCGATCCAAGCCACCGGCCTCGATCACCGGAATCACAACCTCACCGGCGGCCTCATCGCCTGCACCGGCAGCCGCGGTTGCAAGTACGCCGCCGCCGACACCAAGGGCAACGCCGTCGCACTCGGCGCTCACCTTGCCTCGAAGATGATCCTCGACCAGCCGGTCAACATTCACCTCACCGGCTGCCAGCACTCCTGCGCCCAGCATTACATCGGCGACATCGGCATGATGGGCACCCGCGTGAAGATCGAAGATGGCTCCACCGTGGATGGCTACAACATCGTCCTCGGTGGCGGCTGCGATGATCAACAATACATCGCCCGCGAAGTCTGGAAGTCGGTCAAGGCCGACGAGATCAACCCGCTCGTGGAGCAACTGCTCGTCGCCTACCTCGCCCAGCGGAATGACGATGAATCCTTCGCTGACTTCAGCCGCCGTCTCAGCGTTGCGGAACTTCAAGCCCTCGTCGATCGCAGCGAATCTAACATCGCCGCTGCCTGA
- a CDS encoding DmsC/YnfH family molybdoenzyme membrane anchor subunit, protein MPSTLQRLPAIPASKKAAPHASAEVRTLIDDLIAEQKTLQTPIARYSDYHDTEPDLAPHYRTLIPLSKPGDGEQYAFEVSLDRCTGCKACVSACHSLNGLDDEEAWRDVGMIHGGRKTPGWQQTITTACHHCEDPGCMNGCPVGAYEKDSDTGIVRHLDDQCIGCSYCILKCPFDVPKYSKKRGIVRKCDMCHQRLAEGEAPACVQSCPTEAIRIVKVKTGTSAVAPDFLPGAPDPTITLPTTRYVGRDVPESAVAADRESLVPEHAHWPLVLMLMLTQAGVGMLTGGLGNVVTTILANVLFFAGMGASILHLGQPLKAWRFFLGLRTSWLSREILAFSMFAPIPMVLAALPFVPDFPYKDLITRVTTLSALPIGLIAVFTSVMIYHDTHRTSWRFRLTAGRFFGTVATFASLGNLLAHPSPLATLLFAIGVIAKLIPEVRIVHLALDRNAEWSSDLHTARIQWGPLRLIYDSRVLLAIAAIAFSLLNPWIALPLLLAAELFERQLFFQSVHAPKMPGSFGPKRAH, encoded by the coding sequence GTGCCTTCCACCCTTCAGCGCCTGCCCGCGATCCCCGCTTCGAAAAAAGCGGCCCCGCACGCATCCGCGGAAGTCCGCACGCTGATCGATGACCTGATTGCGGAGCAGAAGACCCTGCAAACGCCGATCGCCCGCTACTCCGACTATCACGATACCGAGCCCGACCTCGCCCCTCACTACCGGACCCTGATCCCTCTCAGCAAGCCCGGCGATGGCGAGCAATACGCCTTCGAAGTCTCCCTCGACCGCTGCACCGGCTGCAAGGCCTGCGTCTCCGCCTGCCATTCCCTCAATGGTCTCGACGACGAGGAAGCATGGCGCGACGTCGGCATGATCCACGGCGGCCGCAAGACCCCGGGTTGGCAACAGACGATCACCACCGCCTGCCACCATTGCGAGGACCCCGGCTGCATGAATGGCTGCCCGGTCGGCGCCTACGAAAAGGACAGCGACACCGGAATCGTCCGCCACTTGGATGATCAGTGCATCGGCTGCTCCTACTGCATCCTCAAGTGCCCCTTCGATGTGCCGAAGTACTCGAAGAAGCGCGGCATCGTTCGCAAGTGCGACATGTGCCACCAGCGCCTCGCCGAAGGTGAAGCACCGGCCTGCGTTCAATCCTGCCCCACCGAAGCAATCCGCATCGTGAAGGTGAAGACAGGCACAAGTGCTGTCGCACCCGATTTCCTCCCCGGCGCACCCGATCCCACGATCACCCTTCCCACCACCCGCTACGTCGGCCGCGACGTTCCGGAAAGCGCCGTCGCCGCCGACCGCGAATCACTTGTCCCCGAACATGCTCACTGGCCGCTCGTGCTGATGCTCATGCTCACCCAGGCTGGCGTCGGCATGCTAACAGGTGGCCTCGGCAACGTCGTCACCACCATCCTCGCGAATGTCCTGTTCTTCGCCGGCATGGGTGCCTCGATCCTTCACCTCGGCCAACCGCTGAAAGCCTGGCGCTTCTTCCTCGGCCTGCGCACCTCGTGGCTCTCACGGGAAATCCTCGCCTTCTCGATGTTCGCGCCGATCCCGATGGTGCTTGCGGCACTGCCTTTCGTGCCCGACTTCCCTTACAAGGATCTCATCACCCGCGTCACCACGCTCTCGGCCCTTCCCATCGGTCTGATCGCGGTCTTCACCAGCGTGATGATTTACCACGATACTCATCGTACTTCGTGGCGTTTCCGGCTCACCGCCGGGCGCTTCTTCGGCACGGTTGCCACCTTCGCCTCGCTCGGCAACCTGCTCGCCCATCCTTCGCCGCTTGCGACGCTGCTATTCGCCATCGGAGTCATCGCGAAGCTGATCCCGGAAGTCCGCATCGTCCACCTTGCCCTGGATCGCAATGCCGAATGGTCATCCGATCTCCACACCGCCAGAATCCAGTGGGGCCCCCTCCGCCTGATCTACGATAGCCGCGTGCTCCTCGCAATCGCCGCCATTGCCTTCTCCCTTCTCAATCCCTGGATCGCGCTGCCGCTGCTACTCGCCGCCGAACTTTTCGAACGCCAGCTCTTCTTCCAAAGCGTCCACGCGCCGAAAATGCCGGGCAGCTTCGGCCCCAAGCGCGCTCACTGA
- a CDS encoding S8 family peptidase gives MKARLRRLMPGTLVLLCGLLGYWLVQDAAPAPSPPSPRKDLVATPRQPLPEAPKPTKSFVRDRFPDGTTIEIFGSCHEEELILRFPTEASYNSFLYALNCSSVRLIDRLDPLRAVRIGFNAKEMEVLTALFEDEQITTYKTLTRLPEAPRAWGGASQGAVAFGSQVLPWLGVTGDNSRWGSGVKLAVLDTGIVAHPALPRIARSIEIFPFSDDPATTHFHGTAIASLIAGNDPMVHGVAPAVDLISVRVLDDRGVSDSFAIAAGILAAMDAGAEILNLSLGEQSDSPLVGDAIHMAIDRGIVVVASSGNEGLQEAKYPAAYPGVIGVGAVDASGERMAFSNLGSGLGITAPGYGLNAAAPGGGYLAISGTSASAPLVAAAIAAVMSDGSGRRVSAAEAAKLVLAYTDDEGLPGPDAEYGSGVLNLGRVMNRSIPGLSDAVITNLRLVPTSSGSSRDEVQLTVQNRGTATLINTLVEITTPAGTTSINATTIPACSIQTFTVPFNAQRGEGRISASVSLGNSAIDLTPQNNFIETAFSRS, from the coding sequence ATGAAGGCACGCCTGCGACGGTTGATGCCCGGGACGCTGGTGCTCCTCTGCGGATTGCTCGGCTATTGGCTGGTGCAGGATGCCGCCCCTGCACCTTCTCCGCCATCACCCCGGAAGGACCTGGTTGCCACCCCGCGACAGCCTCTGCCGGAAGCACCAAAACCGACGAAGAGTTTCGTCCGCGACCGCTTTCCCGACGGCACCACGATTGAAATATTCGGGAGTTGCCACGAGGAGGAGCTCATCCTGCGCTTTCCCACCGAGGCGAGCTACAACTCCTTCCTCTACGCTCTGAATTGCAGCAGCGTCCGTCTGATCGACCGCCTCGACCCCCTGCGTGCGGTCCGGATCGGTTTCAATGCGAAGGAAATGGAAGTGCTGACGGCTCTATTCGAGGACGAGCAGATCACCACTTACAAGACCCTCACCCGTCTGCCCGAAGCGCCGCGCGCTTGGGGCGGCGCTTCGCAGGGGGCAGTAGCGTTTGGCTCCCAAGTGCTGCCGTGGCTCGGAGTCACCGGCGACAACTCGCGCTGGGGTAGCGGCGTCAAGCTGGCCGTGCTCGATACCGGCATCGTCGCTCATCCCGCCCTGCCGCGCATCGCGCGCTCCATCGAGATCTTTCCCTTCTCAGACGATCCCGCCACGACTCACTTCCACGGCACCGCGATCGCTTCGCTCATCGCCGGTAACGACCCGATGGTGCATGGCGTGGCTCCGGCGGTGGACCTCATTTCAGTTCGCGTTCTCGATGACCGTGGAGTCAGCGATTCCTTCGCGATCGCCGCCGGGATCCTTGCCGCGATGGATGCCGGCGCTGAAATTCTCAATCTCTCGCTCGGCGAGCAAAGCGACAGCCCCTTGGTGGGCGATGCGATCCACATGGCCATCGATCGCGGCATCGTGGTCGTCGCCAGCTCGGGAAATGAAGGACTGCAGGAAGCGAAATACCCCGCCGCCTACCCCGGCGTGATCGGCGTGGGAGCGGTCGATGCCAGCGGCGAACGCATGGCCTTTTCGAATCTCGGCAGCGGCCTCGGCATCACCGCACCGGGCTACGGTTTGAATGCCGCAGCCCCGGGCGGCGGCTACCTCGCCATCAGCGGAACCTCGGCGAGCGCGCCCTTGGTCGCCGCGGCCATCGCTGCCGTGATGTCAGATGGTTCCGGCCGCCGCGTCAGCGCGGCGGAAGCGGCGAAACTCGTGCTCGCCTACACCGATGACGAAGGCCTCCCCGGACCAGACGCCGAGTATGGCAGCGGTGTGCTCAATCTCGGCCGCGTCATGAACCGCAGCATACCCGGCCTGAGCGACGCCGTGATCACGAATCTTCGCCTCGTCCCCACAAGCAGCGGATCCTCTCGCGACGAAGTGCAACTCACCGTTCAGAACCGCGGCACGGCCACCTTGATCAATACCCTCGTGGAAATCACCACTCCCGCCGGGACGACGTCGATCAATGCCACCACCATTCCCGCATGCAGCATTCAGACCTTCACCGTTCCCTTCAATGCCCAGCGCGGAGAAGGCAGGATCTCGGCATCGGTCTCGCTCGGAAACTCTGCTATCGATCTCACGCCGCAGAACAACTTCATCGAAACGGCCTTTTCTCGGAGTTGA
- a CDS encoding RDD family protein, with amino-acid sequence MENEPDKSPSSGPPPPDIPPPPPSMPPPPDIPPPSSIPTTSEMPPPPPVDPYTPPAKPVMDGDDGEDEVPGSDAPFEKRALAGVIDCFVSGGLSWIVASLIPKLGPIVGIAYMLTRDALPFMEGHSLGKRILKIKAVTLNGKSLSGDWATSILRNLLFAIPFVGLIEVVVLFVRKDKAPPLRRLGDEWAKTKVVFAKEPSAI; translated from the coding sequence ATGGAAAACGAACCCGACAAGTCGCCGTCGTCCGGTCCACCTCCGCCAGATATCCCGCCGCCGCCACCGTCGATGCCGCCGCCGCCGGATATCCCGCCGCCATCGAGCATTCCGACCACGAGCGAGATGCCGCCACCGCCGCCGGTGGATCCTTACACGCCGCCGGCCAAGCCAGTGATGGATGGGGATGACGGGGAAGACGAAGTCCCCGGTTCCGATGCTCCTTTCGAGAAGCGCGCGCTTGCCGGAGTCATCGATTGCTTCGTCTCGGGCGGTCTCTCATGGATCGTGGCCAGCTTGATTCCGAAGCTCGGTCCGATCGTGGGCATTGCCTACATGCTGACCCGCGATGCGCTGCCCTTCATGGAAGGGCACAGCCTCGGCAAGCGCATCTTGAAGATCAAAGCCGTGACTCTGAATGGCAAGAGCCTGTCCGGTGACTGGGCGACCAGCATTCTCCGCAATCTCCTGTTTGCCATTCCTTTCGTCGGGTTGATCGAGGTGGTCGTCTTGTTTGTCCGCAAGGACAAGGCTCCTCCGCTGCGTCGTCTTGGCGACGAGTGGGCGAAGACCAAGGTCGTGTTCGCCAAGGAACCGTCCGCCATCTAA
- a CDS encoding PLP-dependent cysteine synthase family protein: MALASASRSVPPGGRFIRQIPPTPLVPVTLDAALGPVWCKLEFMNPSGSTKDRIARHILEKAWRRGALREGDTVVEASSGSTSIALALACAQMGLKFVAFIPNTATQERGLMIRAYGAEVRRVEGGMMAVLEAAEAVALEKGWFAARQFENPDNAEAHRIFTGPEILSQMECGCVDAVVSGVGTGGTLRGLWEAFDDAGCGARAYAAIPTEGRAFGDNAECCSLAFSKEVPGVAQGLSALYRDWQSGPRGGAIEEIVVREELCLDLTQRLWALGFPAGPSSGLNYAAALEVKRRLGPEARVVTVFPDRMERYFSHRVFAGLREES, from the coding sequence ATGGCACTCGCATCCGCTTCCCGTTCGGTTCCGCCCGGCGGCCGCTTCATCCGGCAGATCCCGCCGACGCCGCTGGTGCCGGTGACGCTGGATGCCGCGCTCGGGCCGGTGTGGTGCAAGCTGGAATTCATGAACCCCAGCGGCTCGACCAAAGACCGGATCGCACGCCACATTCTGGAAAAGGCGTGGCGCCGCGGGGCGCTGAGGGAGGGGGATACGGTAGTGGAGGCGTCGAGTGGCTCGACGAGCATCGCGCTGGCTCTGGCCTGTGCCCAGATGGGGCTGAAATTCGTGGCTTTCATCCCGAATACCGCGACCCAGGAGCGCGGGCTGATGATCCGGGCCTATGGCGCTGAAGTGCGGCGCGTGGAAGGGGGGATGATGGCGGTGCTGGAAGCGGCCGAGGCGGTGGCGCTGGAGAAGGGGTGGTTTGCCGCGCGGCAATTCGAGAATCCGGATAATGCCGAGGCGCACCGGATTTTCACCGGGCCGGAAATTCTTTCGCAGATGGAGTGCGGCTGTGTGGACGCGGTGGTGAGCGGGGTGGGGACGGGTGGGACCTTGCGCGGGCTGTGGGAGGCATTCGACGATGCCGGATGTGGGGCGAGGGCTTATGCGGCGATTCCGACGGAGGGGCGGGCTTTCGGTGACAATGCGGAGTGCTGCAGCTTGGCCTTCAGCAAGGAGGTGCCGGGGGTGGCGCAGGGGCTTTCCGCGCTCTATCGGGATTGGCAGAGCGGGCCGCGTGGGGGGGCGATCGAGGAAATCGTGGTGCGGGAGGAGCTCTGTCTGGATCTCACCCAGCGGCTGTGGGCGCTCGGGTTTCCCGCGGGTCCGAGCTCCGGCCTGAACTATGCCGCCGCGCTCGAGGTGAAGCGCCGGCTGGGTCCGGAGGCGCGGGTGGTCACTGTTTTTCCGGATCGGATGGAGCGGTATTTCTCACACCGCGTCTTCGCCGGGCTGCGCGAGGAATCGTGA
- a CDS encoding KH domain-containing protein yields MQVVTDQIRNFLQYIAVQFIEFPAEAQLKVTELGPKRLRFKLVLRQTDVALLIGRNGFSASAIRGVVKSIAEREDVNVSLQIHSHEEEAEMQARDPRH; encoded by the coding sequence ATGCAAGTGGTGACTGACCAGATCCGGAACTTCCTCCAGTACATTGCTGTGCAGTTCATCGAGTTTCCGGCCGAGGCCCAGCTCAAGGTCACCGAACTCGGCCCCAAGCGCCTGCGTTTCAAGCTGGTGCTCCGCCAAACCGACGTCGCCCTCCTCATCGGCCGCAATGGCTTCAGCGCCTCCGCCATCCGCGGCGTGGTCAAATCCATCGCCGAGCGCGAGGACGTAAACGTCAGCCTCCAGATCCACTCCCACGAGGAAGAGGCGGAAATGCAGGCCCGCGACCCCCGCCACTGA
- a CDS encoding malate:quinone oxidoreductase, translated as MKRVETMAEADVVLIGGGIMSATLGVLLHELDPSLKIQIVEALAEVAKESSNPWNNAGTGHAALCELNYTKESADGSVDISKALEINEAFEVSKQFWAYLVGRGVLPQPGEFITSVPHMSFVLGKENQAYLKRRHETMAGHHFFQEMEYTEDHAAIREWAPLLLDGRKKSAPLAATRAAGGTDVNFGALTQALVDHLASKDVVKIATQHQVRDIKRKRDGRWHLTVRNLAKNINRGITAPFVFVGAGGASLPLLQKSGIPEGKGFGGFPVSGQFLVCDDPAIVERHHAKVYGKAAVGAPPMSVPHLDTRVIDGKNTLLFGPFAGFSPKFLKSGSLFDLPGSVRLSNLVPMLAVGKDNMDLTRYLIEQVMQSPEDRLEALKEFFPAAELNDWHLLTAGQRVQIIKQDPEKGGVLQFGTEIVSSADGSIAALLGASPGASTAVDVMLDILGKCFAKRLPDWKKRLEQMIPSYGKSLRDDASLYRKVRKDADKALGLV; from the coding sequence ATGAAGCGCGTAGAAACCATGGCTGAGGCCGATGTCGTCCTGATTGGCGGCGGCATCATGAGCGCCACTCTCGGCGTCCTGCTCCACGAACTCGATCCCTCCCTCAAGATCCAGATCGTCGAGGCCCTCGCCGAGGTGGCCAAGGAGAGCTCGAACCCGTGGAACAATGCCGGCACCGGCCACGCCGCGCTGTGCGAGCTGAACTACACCAAGGAGAGCGCCGATGGCTCGGTGGACATCTCGAAGGCGCTCGAGATCAACGAAGCCTTCGAGGTCTCGAAGCAGTTCTGGGCCTACCTCGTCGGCCGCGGCGTCCTGCCCCAGCCGGGGGAATTCATCACCTCCGTACCGCACATGAGCTTCGTGCTCGGCAAGGAGAACCAAGCCTACCTCAAGCGCCGCCACGAGACCATGGCCGGCCACCATTTCTTCCAGGAAATGGAATACACCGAGGACCACGCGGCCATCCGAGAGTGGGCACCGCTGCTGCTCGATGGACGAAAGAAGTCCGCCCCGCTAGCCGCCACCCGCGCTGCCGGTGGCACCGACGTGAATTTCGGCGCGCTCACCCAGGCCCTGGTCGACCACCTCGCGTCGAAGGACGTGGTGAAGATCGCCACCCAGCACCAGGTCCGCGACATCAAGCGCAAGCGCGACGGACGCTGGCACCTCACCGTCCGGAACCTCGCCAAGAACATCAACCGCGGCATCACCGCGCCCTTCGTCTTCGTTGGAGCTGGCGGAGCCTCGCTGCCCCTGCTCCAGAAGTCCGGCATCCCCGAGGGGAAAGGCTTCGGCGGCTTCCCCGTCAGCGGACAATTCCTCGTCTGCGATGACCCCGCCATCGTCGAACGCCACCACGCCAAGGTCTACGGCAAGGCCGCCGTAGGCGCACCGCCCATGTCCGTTCCGCACCTCGATACCCGCGTGATCGATGGCAAGAACACCCTCCTCTTCGGCCCCTTCGCCGGCTTCTCGCCGAAGTTCCTCAAGTCCGGCTCGCTCTTCGATCTGCCCGGCTCCGTCCGCCTCTCGAACCTCGTGCCCATGCTCGCCGTGGGTAAGGACAACATGGACCTGACCCGCTACCTCATCGAGCAGGTCATGCAGAGCCCGGAAGACCGCTTGGAAGCACTCAAGGAATTCTTCCCCGCCGCCGAACTGAACGACTGGCATCTCCTCACCGCCGGCCAGCGCGTCCAGATCATCAAGCAGGATCCCGAAAAAGGCGGCGTCCTTCAATTCGGCACCGAAATCGTCTCCTCCGCCGATGGCTCCATCGCCGCACTCCTCGGCGCTTCACCCGGTGCTTCAACCGCCGTGGACGTGATGCTGGACATCCTCGGCAAGTGCTTCGCCAAGCGCCTGCCGGATTGGAAGAAGCGGCTTGAGCAGATGATCCCGTCTTATGGCAAGAGCCTGCGGGATGACGCCTCTCTCTATCGGAAGGTGCGGAAAGACGCGGACAAGGCACTCGGACTCGTCTGA
- a CDS encoding DUF1802 family protein yields the protein MASGFKEWQVVCDALASGRQAIILRKGGIHEGRAGFSFAEENFFLFPTRFHNQDQFVREGSVVAKPEWVAGETITITHHAEALWAKTLTDWDQVAALEPLHIWTEETIRQRFDWEGKGMASGSIHVALVRVSELARPWEFPYEAKYGGCRSWVTLPEPPEGALANAEPVLGDDSFATLFAKLEEILG from the coding sequence ATGGCAAGCGGCTTCAAGGAATGGCAGGTGGTGTGCGACGCGCTCGCGAGTGGGCGGCAGGCGATCATCCTGCGCAAGGGTGGCATCCATGAGGGACGCGCCGGTTTCTCGTTTGCGGAGGAGAACTTCTTCCTCTTTCCGACGCGCTTTCACAATCAGGACCAGTTCGTTCGCGAGGGATCGGTGGTGGCCAAGCCGGAGTGGGTTGCCGGTGAGACGATCACCATCACCCATCACGCGGAAGCGCTGTGGGCGAAGACGCTGACCGACTGGGACCAGGTGGCGGCGCTGGAGCCGCTGCATATCTGGACGGAGGAGACCATCCGCCAGCGCTTCGACTGGGAAGGCAAGGGGATGGCCAGCGGCAGCATCCACGTGGCGCTGGTGCGGGTGAGCGAACTCGCGCGGCCGTGGGAGTTTCCTTACGAGGCGAAGTACGGTGGATGCCGTAGTTGGGTAACGCTGCCTGAGCCGCCGGAGGGTGCGCTGGCGAATGCCGAGCCGGTGCTTGGCGATGACAGCTTCGCGACCTTGTTCGCGAAGCTTGAGGAAATCCTCGGCTGA
- a CDS encoding YraN family protein — translation MTRRDGEGIGPAAVGVMGERIARAWLTASGAKVLYKNFRAPRGGEVDIVARHGKLLLFTEVKTRRAGGMSRPLDAVDREKEKLIERGANEWLRMLGTREIPWRFDVIEVILTDGEKPYVHRVENVF, via the coding sequence TTGACGCGTCGTGATGGCGAGGGCATCGGCCCGGCGGCGGTCGGGGTGATGGGGGAGAGGATTGCGCGGGCTTGGCTGACGGCGAGCGGGGCGAAGGTGCTGTACAAGAACTTCAGGGCGCCGCGTGGGGGCGAGGTGGATATCGTGGCGAGGCACGGGAAGCTGCTGCTTTTCACCGAGGTGAAGACGCGACGTGCCGGTGGCATGAGCCGGCCGCTGGATGCGGTGGACCGGGAGAAGGAGAAGCTGATCGAACGCGGGGCGAATGAGTGGCTGCGGATGTTGGGAACGCGCGAGATCCCGTGGCGATTTGATGTGATCGAGGTGATTTTGACGGACGGGGAGAAGCCGTACGTCCACCGGGTGGAGAACGTGTTCTGA
- a CDS encoding ribonuclease HII, protein MPDTSLESALRARGLLIVAGVDEAGRGPLAGPVSAAAVILPLRWRCKGLDDSKKLSPAKREQCYAKITSDERVAWCVAFADTDEIDRINILRATHAAMARAVEGLARAVDHCLIDGLRVPAFPYPHDGIVKGDGKSLSISAASVIAKVSRDRLMTEMAREFPQYGFERHMGYGTREHLEALHRHGPCRHHRRSFQPVAQLSLPFDAS, encoded by the coding sequence GTGCCCGATACCTCGCTCGAGTCCGCTCTCCGCGCCCGCGGTCTGTTGATCGTTGCCGGCGTGGATGAGGCGGGCCGTGGTCCCTTGGCGGGCCCGGTCTCGGCGGCAGCGGTGATTCTACCGCTGCGCTGGCGCTGCAAGGGGCTGGATGACTCGAAGAAGCTGAGCCCGGCGAAGCGCGAGCAGTGCTACGCGAAGATCACCTCGGACGAGCGGGTCGCGTGGTGCGTGGCCTTCGCCGATACCGATGAGATCGACCGGATCAATATCCTGCGCGCCACGCATGCCGCGATGGCGCGTGCGGTGGAGGGCTTGGCGCGTGCAGTGGACCATTGCCTGATCGATGGCCTGCGGGTGCCGGCGTTTCCTTACCCACACGATGGGATCGTGAAGGGGGATGGGAAGTCGCTCTCGATTTCCGCGGCCAGTGTGATCGCGAAGGTTTCGCGGGATCGCCTGATGACCGAGATGGCGCGGGAGTTCCCGCAATACGGCTTTGAGCGGCACATGGGATATGGCACAAGGGAGCACCTCGAAGCGCTCCATCGCCATGGGCCTTGCCGCCATCATCGCCGCTCGTTTCAGCCCGTCGCTCAATTGTCGCTGCCGTTTGACGCGTCGTGA
- a CDS encoding CAP domain-containing protein → MKTIPCNLFMAAAGAVLLASCGPQLESTTVLMSTGPVSKTDGSIAGSIQSEVNAYRATKGKPALERHAGLDRMAQQHSEFMRRNRGKFGGASGNLTHYGFEERALNAQRTMNMSNVAENVASCSGHYGSAADTLFNAWKGSSSHEQNIRGQFNATGIGVVVDEDGTVFATQLFGSVSHSQMAMTDRMRQF, encoded by the coding sequence ATGAAAACGATCCCTTGCAACCTCTTTATGGCTGCGGCGGGTGCGGTGCTCTTGGCATCGTGCGGCCCCCAGCTCGAATCCACCACGGTCCTGATGTCCACCGGACCGGTATCCAAGACCGACGGAAGCATCGCCGGTAGCATCCAGTCCGAGGTCAATGCCTACCGCGCGACCAAGGGCAAGCCGGCGCTGGAACGTCACGCCGGTCTCGACCGCATGGCCCAGCAGCATTCCGAATTCATGCGCCGCAATCGCGGGAAATTCGGCGGCGCTTCTGGGAATCTCACTCACTACGGCTTCGAGGAGCGCGCGCTGAATGCGCAGCGCACCATGAACATGAGCAACGTGGCCGAGAATGTCGCCTCATGCAGCGGCCATTACGGTAGCGCGGCAGACACGCTCTTCAACGCGTGGAAGGGCTCCTCCAGCCACGAGCAAAATATCCGGGGCCAATTCAATGCCACCGGCATCGGCGTGGTGGTGGATGAAGATGGCACCGTTTTCGCGACGCAGCTTTTCGGCAGCGTGAGCCATTCTCAGATGGCCATGACGGACCGCATGCGGCAATTCTAG